A window of the Mannheimia granulomatis genome harbors these coding sequences:
- a CDS encoding alternative ribosome-rescue factor A — MVKENSHYAHQRGEIKESAVKALVTDPLFKSRVEKNRKGKGSYRRHEKHKNAGYIKGETPFKNIRLESSYMGFYYFNVLLIV; from the coding sequence ATGGTAAAAGAAAATAGCCACTATGCTCATCAGCGTGGTGAAATTAAAGAGAGTGCAGTAAAAGCACTAGTGACCGACCCACTATTTAAAAGTCGAGTAGAGAAAAATCGTAAAGGGAAAGGCAGTTATCGTCGACATGAAAAGCATAAAAATGCCGGTTATATAAAAGGTGAAACCCCATTTAAAAATATTCGCTTAGAGTCTTCTTATATGGGGTTTTATTATTTTAATGTATTACTTATTGTTTAG